In one Silene latifolia isolate original U9 population chromosome 10, ASM4854445v1, whole genome shotgun sequence genomic region, the following are encoded:
- the LOC141608924 gene encoding uncharacterized protein LOC141608924 has product MKLIVTAHNCYSILVLITLMLITLGPPTYSTPQHGVVGILHKSSSMIKGDSSKAHQKGNSGEELGKELYPMGSSLPDCTHACGVCSPCKRVMVSFRCASESCPVVYRCLCKGKYYHVPSSK; this is encoded by the exons ATGAAACTCATAGTTACTGCCCATAATTGTTACTCTATCTTGGTCTTAATCACCTTGATGCTAATTACACTAGGACCTCCAACTTATTCTACACCTCAACATG GTGTTGTCGGAATCTTACATAAAAGCAGTTCTATGATCAAAGGGGATTCAAGTAAGGCTCATCAAAAG GGCAATAGTGGAGAAGAACTAGGAAAAGAGTTATACCCAATGGGATCAAGCTTGCCAGATTGTACACATGCCTGTGGAGTATGCTCCCCATGCAAGAGAGTCATGGTTAGCTTCCGATGCGCCTCCGAATCATGTCCCGTCGTGTACCGGTGCCTTTGCAAAGGCAAATATTATCATGTTCCTTCTTCCAAATGA